From a single Capsicum annuum cultivar UCD-10X-F1 chromosome 12, UCD10Xv1.1, whole genome shotgun sequence genomic region:
- the LOC107850563 gene encoding cellulose synthase A catalytic subunit 2 [UDP-forming] isoform X1, translating into MATNGRLIAGSHNRNEFVLINADEVGRVTSVKELSGQICQICGDEIEITVDGEPFVACNECAFPVCRPCYEYERREGNQACPQCKTRYKRIKGSPRVEGDDEEEEFDDLDNEFDPHQTAEAALSARLNVGRGNPNGSVYATPSEMDPAALGTEIPLLTYGQEEDGISADKHALIVPPFMSRGKRVHPVSDSSMSLPPRPMDPKKDLAVYGYGSVAWKERMEDWKKKQNDKLQMVKHEGAGGNNDGDELDPDLPKMDEGRQPLSRKMPISSSKLSPYRLIILLRLVILGLFFHYRIRHPVHDAYGLWLTSIICEIWFAVSWVFDQFPKWVPIKRETYLDRLSLRYEKEGKPSELAHIDIFVSTVDPLKEPPLITANTVLSILAVDYPVDKVSCYVSDDGAAMLTFEALSETSEFARKWVPFCKKFNIEPRAPEWYFAQKVDYLKNKVDASFVRERRAMKRDYEEFKVRINGLVAMAQKVPEDGWTMQDGTPWPGNNVRDHPGMIQVFLGHDGLHDIEGKVLPRLIYVSREKRPGFDHHKKAGAMNALMRVSAVISNAPYLLNVDCDHYINNSKALREAMCFMMDPTSGKKLCYVQFPQRFDGIDLHDRYSNRNVVFFDINMKGLDGIQGPIYVGTGCVFRRQALYGYDAPKKPKPPGKTCNCWPNWCCFCCKSRKKHKKGKTTKDKKKAKGKDASTQIHALENIEEGIEGVDSEKASFMPQIKLEKKFGQSPVFVASTLLEDDGIPPGASSASLLKEAIHVISCGYEDKTEWGKEVGWIYGSVTEDILTGFKMHCHGWRSVYCMPKRPAFKGSAPINLSDRLHQVLRWALGSVEIFFSKHCPIWYGYGCGLKPLERFSYINSIVYPLTSLPLLAYCTLPAICLLTGKFIVPELSNYASIVFMALFISIAATTILEMRWGGVGLDDMWRNEQFWVIGGVSSHFFALLQGLLKVLAGVNTSFTVTSKAADDGEFSELYLFKWTSLLIPPMTLLIINIIGVVVGVSDAINNGYDSWGPLFGKLFFALWVIVHLYPFLKGMMGKQSNVPTIIVVWSILLASILSLLWVRINPFVTRGGLTLEVCGLDCD; encoded by the exons ATGGCTACTAATGGGAGACTTATTGCTGGTTCACATAATAGAAATGAGTTTGTTCTTATCAATGCTGATGAAGTTGGAAGA GTAACTTCTGTAAAAGAATTGAGTGGACAGATTTGCCAGATTTGTGGAGATGAGATTGAAATTACGGTTGATGGGGAGCCATTTGTTGCTTGCAATGAATGTGCATTTCCTGTTTGCAGACCTTGCTATGAGTATGAAAGGAGAGAGGGGAATCAAGCTTGTCCTCAATGTAAAACTAGGTACAAGAGGATTAAAGGAAGTCCTCGAGTTGaaggagatgatgaagaagaggaaTTTGATGATTTAGATAATGAGTTTGATCCTCATCAAACTGCTGAGGCTGCCCTTTCAGCTCGCCTCAACGTTGGTCGCGGGAATCCTAATGGTTCGGTATATGCTACCCCATCAGAGATGGATCCTGCTGCCCTTGGCACAGAGATCCCTCTTCTTACTTATGGTCAAGAG GAGGATGGAATTTCAGCTGACAAGCATGCTCTTATAGTCCCACCATTTATGAGTCGCGGAAAGAGAGTTCATCCAGTTTCAGATTCTTCCATGTCTT TGCCTCCTCGCCCTATGGATCCTAAGAAAGATCTGGCAGTCTATGGGTATGGTAGTGTCGCATGGAAGGAAAGAATGGAGGACTGGAAGAAAAAACAGAATGATAAATTACAGATGGTTAAGCATGAAGGAGCTGGTGGTAATAACGATGGAGATGAGCTGGATCCTGATTTGCCCAA GATGGATGAAGGCAGACAACCACTTTCAAGAAAGATGCCTATTTCTTCTAGCAAGCTAAGCCCATACAGATTAATCATTTTACTTCGACTTGTAATTCTTGGGCTTTTTTTTCACTATAGAATAAGGCATCCTGTCCATGATGCTTATGGATTGTGGCTGACGTCTATTATATGTGAAATATGGTTTGCTGTATCCTGGGTATTCGATCAGTTCCCAAAATGGGTTCCCATTAAGCGAGAGACGTACCTAGATAGGCTATCACTTAG GTATGAGAAAGAAGGGAAGCCTTCTGAATTAGCCCATAttgacatttttgttagtacaGTGGATCCGTTGAAAGAGCCTCCACTTATAACTGCAAATACTGTTCTCTCCATTCTTGCTGTGGATTATCCAGTGGACAAGGTTTCATGCTATGTCTCTGATGATGGTGCTGCCATGCTTACTTTTGAGGCACTCTCTGAAACATCTGAGTTTGCAAGGAAATGGGTCCCGTTCTGCAAGAAATTCAACATAGAGCCCCGAGCCCCAGAGTGGTATTTTGCTCAGAAGGTTGATTATTTGAAGAACAAAGTTGATGCATCATTTGTGAGGGAACGCCGTGCCATGAAG AGAGACTACGAAGAATTTAAGGTTCGGATAAATGGATTGGTTGCCATGGCACAAAAGGTTCCTGAGGATGGTTGGACCATGCAAGACGGAACTCCTTGGCCAGGAAACAACGTCAGGGATCATCCAGGAATGATTCAG GTCTTTCTGGGTCATGATGGTCTCCATGATATTGAAGGGAAGGTACTTCCTCGCCTTATTTATGTTTCTCGTGAGAAGAGGCCAGGATTTGATCACCACAAAAAGGCTGGTGCCATGAATGCTTTG ATGCGGGTATCAGCGGTCATCTCAAATGCTCCTTATTTACTCAACGTGGAttgtgatcactatataaataacAGTAAGGCACTGCGAGAAGCTATGTGCTTTATGATGGACCCAACTTCAGGAAAGAAACTATGCTATGTACAATTTCCTCAGAGATTTGATGGCATTGATCTACATGATAGATACTCAAACCGAAATGTGGTCTTTTTTGAT ATAAACATGAAAGGACTTGATGGGATCCAGGGTCCAATTTATGTAGGAACTGGATGCGTCTTCAGGAGGCAAGCACTTTATGGATATGATGCTCCAAAGAAGCCAAAACCTCCAGGAAAAACGTGCAATTGTTGGCCGAACTGGTGTTGCTTTTGTTGTAAATCTCGAAAGAAGCATAAGAAAGGGAAAACGACCAAAGATAAGAAGAAGGCAAAAGGCAAGGATGCTTCAACTCAGATTCATGCTCTTGAGAATATTGAGGAAGGAATTGAAG GAGTAGATAGTGAAAAAGCCTCGTTCATGCCCCAAATAAAACTCGAGAAGAAATTTGGACAATCACCTGTATTTGTTGCTTCAACACTTCTAGAAGACGATGGTATTCCTCCAGGAGCATCATCAGCATCTCTCCTGAAAGAAgccatccatgttattagttgtGGTTACGAAGACAAAACAGAATGGGGTAAAGAG GTTGGATGGATTTATGGATCGGTTACTGAAGATATCTTAACGGGGTTCAAGATGCACTGCCATGGTTGGAGGTCTGTCTATTGCATGCCCAAAAGACCTGCATTCAAAGGCTCAGCTCCTATAAATCTTTCAGATCGCTTGCATCAGGTTCTGCGGTGGGCCTTGGGATCTGTTGAGATTTTCTTTAGTAAACATTGTCCCATTTGGTATGGATATGGGTGTGGTCTTAAACCGTTGGAGCGGTTTTCGTACATAAACTCAATTGTCTATCCATTGACTTCCCTCCCACTTCTTGCATATTGTACATTGCCAGCGATCTGTTTGCTTACTGGGAAATTCATTGTTCCAGAG CTTAGCAACTATGCTAGCATTGTGTTTATGGCCCTTTTCATATCAATTGCTGCCACTACTATTCTGGAGATGAGATGGGGAGGTGTTGGCCTTGATGACATGTGGAGAAATGAGCAATTTTGGGTTATTGGTGGTGTCTCATCCCACTTTTTTGCTCTTCTCCAAGGTCTACTTAAAGTTTTGGCTGGTGTCAACACAAGCTTCACCGTCACATCAAAAGCAGCAGATGATGGGGAGTTTTCTGAGCTTTACCTCTTCAAGTGGACATCCTTGTTGATCCCCCCGATGACCTTGTTAATTATTAACATCATAGGGGTTGTAGTTGGAGTTTCAGATGCAATCAATAACGGGTATGATTCATGGGGTCCTTtatttggaaagcttttcttcgCCTTATGGGTCATTGTTCATTTGTACCCCTTCCTCAAAGGTATGATGGGTAAACAAAGCAACGTTCCCACTATCATTGTTGTGTGGTCTATCCTTCTGGcttctatcctttcattattgtGGGTTCGAATCAACCCATTCGTGACAAGAGGTGGACTCACGTTAGAAGTATGTGGGTTGGACTGTGACTAA
- the LOC107850563 gene encoding cellulose synthase A catalytic subunit 2 [UDP-forming] isoform X2 — MEFGAFQNGILALSKFWNLPKMDEGRQPLSRKMPISSSKLSPYRLIILLRLVILGLFFHYRIRHPVHDAYGLWLTSIICEIWFAVSWVFDQFPKWVPIKRETYLDRLSLRYEKEGKPSELAHIDIFVSTVDPLKEPPLITANTVLSILAVDYPVDKVSCYVSDDGAAMLTFEALSETSEFARKWVPFCKKFNIEPRAPEWYFAQKVDYLKNKVDASFVRERRAMKRDYEEFKVRINGLVAMAQKVPEDGWTMQDGTPWPGNNVRDHPGMIQVFLGHDGLHDIEGKVLPRLIYVSREKRPGFDHHKKAGAMNALMRVSAVISNAPYLLNVDCDHYINNSKALREAMCFMMDPTSGKKLCYVQFPQRFDGIDLHDRYSNRNVVFFDINMKGLDGIQGPIYVGTGCVFRRQALYGYDAPKKPKPPGKTCNCWPNWCCFCCKSRKKHKKGKTTKDKKKAKGKDASTQIHALENIEEGIEGVDSEKASFMPQIKLEKKFGQSPVFVASTLLEDDGIPPGASSASLLKEAIHVISCGYEDKTEWGKEVGWIYGSVTEDILTGFKMHCHGWRSVYCMPKRPAFKGSAPINLSDRLHQVLRWALGSVEIFFSKHCPIWYGYGCGLKPLERFSYINSIVYPLTSLPLLAYCTLPAICLLTGKFIVPELSNYASIVFMALFISIAATTILEMRWGGVGLDDMWRNEQFWVIGGVSSHFFALLQGLLKVLAGVNTSFTVTSKAADDGEFSELYLFKWTSLLIPPMTLLIINIIGVVVGVSDAINNGYDSWGPLFGKLFFALWVIVHLYPFLKGMMGKQSNVPTIIVVWSILLASILSLLWVRINPFVTRGGLTLEVCGLDCD; from the exons ATGGAATTTGGGGCCTTTCAAAACGGCATCTTAGCTCTATCCAAGTTCTGGAATCTTCCAAA GATGGATGAAGGCAGACAACCACTTTCAAGAAAGATGCCTATTTCTTCTAGCAAGCTAAGCCCATACAGATTAATCATTTTACTTCGACTTGTAATTCTTGGGCTTTTTTTTCACTATAGAATAAGGCATCCTGTCCATGATGCTTATGGATTGTGGCTGACGTCTATTATATGTGAAATATGGTTTGCTGTATCCTGGGTATTCGATCAGTTCCCAAAATGGGTTCCCATTAAGCGAGAGACGTACCTAGATAGGCTATCACTTAG GTATGAGAAAGAAGGGAAGCCTTCTGAATTAGCCCATAttgacatttttgttagtacaGTGGATCCGTTGAAAGAGCCTCCACTTATAACTGCAAATACTGTTCTCTCCATTCTTGCTGTGGATTATCCAGTGGACAAGGTTTCATGCTATGTCTCTGATGATGGTGCTGCCATGCTTACTTTTGAGGCACTCTCTGAAACATCTGAGTTTGCAAGGAAATGGGTCCCGTTCTGCAAGAAATTCAACATAGAGCCCCGAGCCCCAGAGTGGTATTTTGCTCAGAAGGTTGATTATTTGAAGAACAAAGTTGATGCATCATTTGTGAGGGAACGCCGTGCCATGAAG AGAGACTACGAAGAATTTAAGGTTCGGATAAATGGATTGGTTGCCATGGCACAAAAGGTTCCTGAGGATGGTTGGACCATGCAAGACGGAACTCCTTGGCCAGGAAACAACGTCAGGGATCATCCAGGAATGATTCAG GTCTTTCTGGGTCATGATGGTCTCCATGATATTGAAGGGAAGGTACTTCCTCGCCTTATTTATGTTTCTCGTGAGAAGAGGCCAGGATTTGATCACCACAAAAAGGCTGGTGCCATGAATGCTTTG ATGCGGGTATCAGCGGTCATCTCAAATGCTCCTTATTTACTCAACGTGGAttgtgatcactatataaataacAGTAAGGCACTGCGAGAAGCTATGTGCTTTATGATGGACCCAACTTCAGGAAAGAAACTATGCTATGTACAATTTCCTCAGAGATTTGATGGCATTGATCTACATGATAGATACTCAAACCGAAATGTGGTCTTTTTTGAT ATAAACATGAAAGGACTTGATGGGATCCAGGGTCCAATTTATGTAGGAACTGGATGCGTCTTCAGGAGGCAAGCACTTTATGGATATGATGCTCCAAAGAAGCCAAAACCTCCAGGAAAAACGTGCAATTGTTGGCCGAACTGGTGTTGCTTTTGTTGTAAATCTCGAAAGAAGCATAAGAAAGGGAAAACGACCAAAGATAAGAAGAAGGCAAAAGGCAAGGATGCTTCAACTCAGATTCATGCTCTTGAGAATATTGAGGAAGGAATTGAAG GAGTAGATAGTGAAAAAGCCTCGTTCATGCCCCAAATAAAACTCGAGAAGAAATTTGGACAATCACCTGTATTTGTTGCTTCAACACTTCTAGAAGACGATGGTATTCCTCCAGGAGCATCATCAGCATCTCTCCTGAAAGAAgccatccatgttattagttgtGGTTACGAAGACAAAACAGAATGGGGTAAAGAG GTTGGATGGATTTATGGATCGGTTACTGAAGATATCTTAACGGGGTTCAAGATGCACTGCCATGGTTGGAGGTCTGTCTATTGCATGCCCAAAAGACCTGCATTCAAAGGCTCAGCTCCTATAAATCTTTCAGATCGCTTGCATCAGGTTCTGCGGTGGGCCTTGGGATCTGTTGAGATTTTCTTTAGTAAACATTGTCCCATTTGGTATGGATATGGGTGTGGTCTTAAACCGTTGGAGCGGTTTTCGTACATAAACTCAATTGTCTATCCATTGACTTCCCTCCCACTTCTTGCATATTGTACATTGCCAGCGATCTGTTTGCTTACTGGGAAATTCATTGTTCCAGAG CTTAGCAACTATGCTAGCATTGTGTTTATGGCCCTTTTCATATCAATTGCTGCCACTACTATTCTGGAGATGAGATGGGGAGGTGTTGGCCTTGATGACATGTGGAGAAATGAGCAATTTTGGGTTATTGGTGGTGTCTCATCCCACTTTTTTGCTCTTCTCCAAGGTCTACTTAAAGTTTTGGCTGGTGTCAACACAAGCTTCACCGTCACATCAAAAGCAGCAGATGATGGGGAGTTTTCTGAGCTTTACCTCTTCAAGTGGACATCCTTGTTGATCCCCCCGATGACCTTGTTAATTATTAACATCATAGGGGTTGTAGTTGGAGTTTCAGATGCAATCAATAACGGGTATGATTCATGGGGTCCTTtatttggaaagcttttcttcgCCTTATGGGTCATTGTTCATTTGTACCCCTTCCTCAAAGGTATGATGGGTAAACAAAGCAACGTTCCCACTATCATTGTTGTGTGGTCTATCCTTCTGGcttctatcctttcattattgtGGGTTCGAATCAACCCATTCGTGACAAGAGGTGGACTCACGTTAGAAGTATGTGGGTTGGACTGTGACTAA